One segment of Amycolatopsis alba DSM 44262 DNA contains the following:
- a CDS encoding CGNR zinc finger domain-containing protein encodes MLDLDSLPGDDLAVNLADTVLLAVSPSIDLLDDGHARFWSAQASLLPEGARPPSVEQTRRLRSAVREVLEAAVAAREPEAWAVERVNAAAAAVPVSPRLTARGAETIWHGEDGGEIALAAVAVAAIDLVSGPRAARLRRCGAHDCSMLFVAANSRRVWCTPSLCGNRVRVARHAKKA; translated from the coding sequence ATGCTCGATCTGGACTCGCTCCCCGGTGACGATCTCGCGGTGAACCTCGCCGACACCGTCCTGCTGGCCGTCTCGCCGTCGATCGACCTGCTCGACGACGGTCACGCGAGGTTCTGGTCGGCACAGGCGTCTCTGCTGCCCGAAGGCGCCCGGCCGCCGTCGGTCGAGCAGACGAGGCGGCTGCGGTCGGCGGTGCGTGAGGTGCTGGAGGCGGCCGTGGCCGCGCGGGAGCCCGAGGCGTGGGCGGTCGAGCGGGTCAACGCGGCCGCGGCCGCCGTCCCGGTCAGTCCGCGGCTCACCGCACGGGGAGCCGAGACGATCTGGCACGGCGAGGACGGCGGCGAGATCGCGCTCGCCGCCGTGGCGGTGGCCGCGATCGACCTCGTGTCCGGACCGCGTGCCGCCCGGCTGCGGCGATGCGGCGCGCACGACTGCTCGATGCTGTTCGTGGCGGCCAACAGCAGGCGGGTCTGGTGCACGCCGTCGCTGTGCGGTAACCGGGTCCGGGTCGCCCGCCACGCGAAGAAGGCCTAG
- a CDS encoding alpha/beta fold hydrolase, which yields MATIRHRSVQLGDVEVFYREAGDPGAPVLLLLHGFPTSSHQFTRLMRRLAGRWRLVAPDLPGFGETVTPEGFTFTFDRLAEVLGDFVDALELRRYALYVFDFGAPAGLRLAVSRPHQVTALITQNGNAYVEGLGPAMPDFANLTDEAEAKRGFAEILRLEQVKWQYTEGARDPETIDPSNYLLDKYFLDRPGRAEAMQDLLWDYRNNPPVYPKFQAWLRETQPPVLAVWGRNDKFFLPAGAEAFRDDVPSAEVHFFDTGHFALEEDVEPISELIDRFLTARH from the coding sequence ATGGCGACCATCCGGCACCGTTCCGTCCAGCTCGGCGACGTCGAGGTCTTCTATCGCGAGGCCGGCGATCCTGGCGCGCCCGTCTTGCTCCTGCTGCACGGCTTCCCGACGTCGTCGCACCAGTTCACACGGCTGATGCGCCGCCTCGCCGGGCGGTGGCGGCTCGTCGCGCCGGACCTGCCCGGCTTCGGCGAGACCGTCACACCCGAGGGGTTCACGTTCACCTTCGACCGGCTCGCGGAGGTGCTCGGCGACTTCGTCGACGCGCTGGAACTGCGCAGGTACGCGCTCTACGTCTTCGATTTCGGCGCTCCGGCGGGCCTGCGGCTGGCCGTCTCACGGCCGCACCAGGTCACAGCGCTGATCACGCAGAACGGCAACGCCTACGTCGAAGGGCTCGGGCCCGCGATGCCCGACTTCGCGAACCTGACCGACGAAGCCGAGGCGAAGCGCGGGTTCGCGGAGATCCTCAGACTGGAGCAGGTCAAGTGGCAGTACACCGAGGGCGCCCGCGATCCGGAGACCATCGATCCGTCGAACTACCTGCTGGACAAGTACTTCCTCGATCGTCCCGGCCGGGCGGAGGCCATGCAGGACCTCCTGTGGGACTACCGGAACAACCCGCCCGTGTACCCGAAGTTCCAGGCATGGCTGCGGGAAACCCAGCCGCCCGTACTCGCCGTCTGGGGCCGCAACGACAAGTTCTTCCTCCCGGCGGGGGCCGAGGCGTTCCGGGATGATGTTCCCTCGGCGGAGGTTCACTTCTTCGACACCGGGCACTTCGCGCTGGAAGAGGACGTCGAACCGATCAGCGAGCTGATCGACCGCTTCCTGACGGCGCGGCACTGA
- a CDS encoding FtsK/SpoIIIE family DNA translocase, with protein sequence MRGTWNLLAKGLGTLARTVGRGRELEPEHRRDGLALGLIALALVIAFGVWWRAAGPIGGWVEVGARSLLGAGAVTLPLVLTVVAVALMRSEPVPEARPRMVIGTILVILAVLGMLHIFTALPETNDGRMYAGGVIGAFSGGLLTMGVTTWVAVPLLVLALLFGTLVFTGTPVREIPHRLRNWGLDPEEIEEAEAERQAIHEERNAVTEADPKSVRLRKPSRRRQASGDHEGEQLDIEAALAEAPTPLRPPKAVPKPVEEKKPKKAEAPLSVTRTVEGDYKLPSPDLLKLGDAPKSRSKANDAMIEAITGVLEQFNVDAQVTGFTRGPTVTRYEVELGPGVKVEKITALTKNIAYAVATDNVRLLAPIPGKSAVGIEVPNSDREMVRLGDVLRAPSTVKDNHPMVIGLGKDIEGHFVTANLTKMPHLLVAGSTGSGKSSFVNSMLVSLLARSTPDECRMILIDPKMVELTPYEGIPHLITPIITQPKKAAAALAWLVEEMEQRYQDMQVNKVRHIDDYNKKVRSGEITAPPGSERVYSPYPYIMAIVDELADLMMTAPRDVEDAIVRITQKARAAGIHLVLATQRPSVDVVTGLIKTNVPSRLAFATSSLTDSRVILDQPGAEKLIGMGDALYLPMGAGKPVRIQGAFVGDEEIAAVVNFAKEQAQPDYTDGVTAAKAGEKKEIDSDIGDDLDVLLQAAELIVTSQFGSTSMLQRKLRVGFAKAGRLMDLLESRGVVGPSEGSKARDVLIKPEELESVLFMIRGGGDANGGDVSDD encoded by the coding sequence GTGCGTGGCACCTGGAACCTGCTCGCGAAGGGTCTCGGCACCCTGGCGCGGACGGTGGGGCGCGGCCGCGAACTCGAACCCGAACACCGTCGCGACGGTCTCGCGCTCGGTCTCATCGCGCTGGCGCTGGTGATCGCGTTCGGCGTCTGGTGGCGGGCCGCGGGCCCGATCGGCGGCTGGGTCGAGGTAGGCGCCCGCTCGCTGCTCGGGGCCGGAGCGGTGACGCTGCCGCTCGTGCTCACCGTCGTCGCCGTCGCGCTGATGCGCTCGGAACCGGTGCCGGAGGCCCGGCCGCGGATGGTCATCGGCACCATCCTGGTCATCCTGGCCGTGCTCGGCATGCTGCACATCTTCACCGCGCTGCCCGAGACCAACGACGGCCGGATGTACGCGGGCGGGGTGATCGGCGCGTTCTCCGGCGGCCTGCTGACCATGGGCGTCACGACGTGGGTCGCCGTGCCGCTGCTGGTCCTGGCGCTGCTGTTCGGCACGCTCGTGTTCACCGGGACCCCGGTCCGCGAGATCCCGCACCGGCTGCGCAACTGGGGTCTCGACCCCGAAGAGATCGAAGAGGCCGAGGCCGAGCGCCAGGCCATCCACGAGGAACGCAACGCCGTCACCGAGGCCGATCCGAAGTCGGTCCGGCTGCGGAAACCGTCGCGGCGCCGCCAGGCCTCGGGTGACCACGAAGGCGAGCAGCTCGACATCGAGGCGGCTCTGGCCGAAGCGCCGACGCCGCTGCGCCCGCCGAAGGCCGTGCCCAAGCCTGTCGAGGAGAAGAAGCCGAAGAAGGCCGAGGCGCCGCTCTCGGTCACCAGGACCGTCGAAGGCGACTACAAGCTCCCGTCGCCGGACCTGCTGAAGCTCGGCGACGCGCCGAAGTCCCGCAGCAAGGCCAACGACGCCATGATCGAGGCGATCACCGGCGTGCTGGAGCAGTTCAACGTCGACGCGCAGGTCACCGGCTTCACCCGCGGCCCGACGGTCACGCGGTACGAGGTCGAACTCGGCCCCGGCGTGAAGGTCGAGAAGATCACCGCGCTGACCAAGAACATCGCCTACGCGGTGGCGACCGACAACGTCCGGCTGCTGGCGCCGATCCCCGGCAAATCCGCGGTCGGCATCGAGGTGCCGAACTCGGACCGCGAGATGGTGCGCCTCGGCGACGTCCTGCGCGCGCCGTCGACGGTCAAGGACAACCACCCGATGGTCATCGGGCTCGGCAAGGACATCGAAGGCCATTTCGTCACCGCGAACCTGACGAAGATGCCGCACCTGCTGGTCGCGGGGTCCACCGGTTCCGGTAAGTCGAGCTTCGTGAACTCGATGCTGGTGTCGCTGCTCGCGCGGTCGACGCCGGACGAGTGCCGGATGATCCTGATCGACCCGAAAATGGTCGAGCTGACCCCGTACGAAGGCATCCCGCACCTGATCACGCCCATCATCACCCAGCCGAAGAAGGCCGCCGCCGCGCTGGCCTGGCTGGTGGAGGAGATGGAGCAGCGGTATCAGGACATGCAGGTCAACAAGGTCCGGCACATCGACGACTACAACAAGAAGGTGCGTTCCGGCGAGATCACCGCGCCGCCCGGCAGCGAACGCGTGTACTCGCCGTACCCGTACATCATGGCGATCGTCGACGAGCTCGCCGACCTGATGATGACCGCCCCGCGCGACGTCGAGGACGCGATCGTCCGGATCACCCAGAAGGCGCGTGCCGCCGGTATCCACCTGGTCCTGGCGACCCAGCGCCCGTCGGTCGACGTCGTGACCGGCCTGATCAAGACCAACGTGCCGTCGCGGCTGGCGTTCGCGACCTCCTCGCTCACCGACTCGCGGGTCATCCTCGACCAGCCCGGAGCGGAGAAGCTCATCGGTATGGGTGACGCCCTGTACCTGCCGATGGGCGCCGGGAAACCGGTCCGTATCCAGGGCGCCTTCGTCGGCGACGAAGAGATCGCCGCGGTGGTGAACTTCGCCAAGGAACAGGCGCAGCCGGACTACACCGACGGCGTCACCGCGGCCAAGGCGGGCGAGAAGAAGGAGATCGACTCCGACATCGGCGACGACCTCGACGTGCTGTTGCAGGCCGCCGAACTGATCGTCACCTCGCAGTTCGGCTCGACGTCGATGCTGCAGCGGAAGCTGCGGGTCGGCTTCGCCAAGGCCGGGCGCCTGATGGACCTGCTGGAAAGCCGGGGCGTCGTCGGGCCGTCCGAGGGGTCGAAGGCGCGGGACGTGCTGATCAAGCCGGAGGAACTGGAGTCGGTGCTGTTCATGATCCGCGGTGGCGGGGATGCGAACGGCGGGGACGTCTCCGACGACTGA
- a CDS encoding lysophospholipid acyltransferase family protein codes for MFALHQDENSARRAPAIWRTMLNIDRGLVNFVGKLTVTGGVPAELRRRPLLMTANHIGVFDAFVLMAACKRIGINPRFMLAGGILDAPVIGPALRVSGHLRVDRKEASTAIGQFAEATEALRTTRDPLIVYPEGRISHDPGLWPERGKTGAARLALAAGVPVIPISQWGAHEAVYWGTETVNGPADLVPLAKSGLSAPMRRPRFKVHFGDPVDLSDVEPERPGAGVRAHAKIMQAITDGMVPLRRDELHKPRFHDPTRPTDTVSPWKKH; via the coding sequence ATGTTCGCGCTGCATCAGGATGAGAATTCGGCTCGCCGCGCCCCCGCGATCTGGCGCACGATGCTGAACATCGACCGGGGGCTGGTCAATTTCGTCGGCAAACTCACCGTGACCGGCGGTGTCCCGGCGGAACTGCGACGGCGGCCCCTGCTCATGACGGCCAACCACATCGGCGTGTTCGACGCGTTCGTGCTGATGGCGGCCTGCAAAAGGATCGGCATCAACCCGCGGTTCATGCTGGCGGGCGGCATCCTCGACGCGCCGGTCATCGGCCCCGCGCTGCGGGTCAGCGGTCACCTGCGGGTCGACCGCAAGGAGGCTTCGACGGCCATCGGCCAGTTCGCCGAAGCGACCGAGGCGCTGCGGACCACCCGCGACCCGCTGATCGTCTATCCCGAGGGCCGGATCAGCCACGACCCCGGCCTGTGGCCCGAGCGCGGCAAGACCGGCGCGGCCCGGCTCGCGCTCGCGGCGGGCGTCCCGGTGATCCCGATCAGCCAGTGGGGCGCGCACGAAGCCGTGTACTGGGGCACGGAAACCGTCAACGGGCCCGCCGATCTGGTACCGCTCGCCAAATCCGGGCTGAGCGCGCCCATGCGGCGCCCGCGGTTCAAGGTGCACTTCGGTGATCCGGTGGACCTCTCGGACGTCGAGCCGGAGCGGCCGGGCGCCGGGGTCCGCGCGCACGCCAAGATCATGCAGGCGATCACCGACGGCATGGTGCCGCTGCGCCGCGACGAACTGCACAAGCCGCGATTCCACGACCCGACACGGCCGACCGACACGGTCAGTCCCTGGAAGAAGCACTGA
- the wrbA gene encoding NAD(P)H:quinone oxidoreductase encodes MSTRILVAYYSATGNTAKLASALADGARETGAEVRVRTVPETAPPGAVASNPRWQAWVDAGPHHEIATLDDLEWADGFAAGSPTRFGGPAAQLKSFLDSTGGLWAKGKLVNKVATSFTTASTAHGGLEATVLATNNIFYHWGAIVLPLGYTDPRLLESGNPYGGSFVSRKSAEPDDLALDALRLQGRRLATVSRYVADGLFKDG; translated from the coding sequence GTGAGCACCCGCATTCTCGTCGCCTACTACAGCGCGACAGGCAACACCGCGAAACTGGCATCGGCGCTGGCCGACGGCGCTCGTGAGACCGGGGCAGAAGTCCGCGTCCGCACGGTTCCCGAAACCGCGCCACCCGGTGCGGTGGCGAGCAATCCGCGCTGGCAGGCGTGGGTGGACGCGGGGCCGCACCACGAGATCGCGACGCTGGACGACCTGGAGTGGGCCGACGGTTTCGCGGCCGGGAGCCCGACCCGGTTCGGCGGCCCCGCCGCCCAGCTGAAGTCCTTTTTGGACAGTACTGGCGGCCTGTGGGCCAAGGGAAAGCTGGTGAACAAGGTCGCGACGTCGTTCACCACCGCGTCCACCGCGCATGGCGGGCTCGAAGCGACGGTGCTGGCGACGAACAACATCTTCTATCACTGGGGCGCCATCGTCCTGCCGCTCGGCTACACCGACCCGCGACTACTCGAATCGGGCAATCCCTACGGCGGTTCGTTCGTCTCGCGCAAATCCGCCGAACCCGACGACCTCGCCCTGGACGCCCTCCGCCTGCAGGGCCGGCGGCTCGCCACCGTCTCGCGCTACGTCGCCGACGGTCTTTTCAAGGACGGGTGA
- a CDS encoding alpha/beta hydrolase, which yields MLTWGDVRRWDPAAIGRVADALNDGCTRIIAANDDVETMARFTDWSGDAAIAASTRGKSLTSTLERLVAEAAAVRRGAHEVQIALDRIVAYVRETEELAQRNGLTIDAGGEIRPSGPARPDQPRVKAELADRIEQILRRATDVDADFAAILRRALRGEITEQGGSTLAQAADAGAAQSGLSIIGPPENGSPGDNKAWWASLSDTAKVALLRGNPGLVGNLDGVPAADRDAANRAVLASEIARLQGDPKLKGLEAIQQRLDRSDPPAFLLGLDTSGDGKAIVSAGNPDTAANVATYVPGTGSELAKIGGDLNRSDKMWAMATTAGSPSTAVVTWLGYDAPNAITDAASAKYADGGKAALAGFQDGLRETHQGPPSHNTVLGHSYGTTVVGHAARDGGLAADELVFVASPGVGAHDVSQLHLDGVDPGETGKHVHATVAEHDMINLANVEIAGYDPILGQDPTDADFGGQVFTSAPGTDGWGRYSTEAHSEYWEDNNPSLRNIGLIIAGKPAS from the coding sequence ATGCTCACCTGGGGTGACGTGCGCCGGTGGGATCCGGCCGCGATCGGCCGGGTCGCCGACGCGCTCAACGACGGCTGCACGCGGATCATCGCCGCGAACGACGACGTCGAGACCATGGCCCGTTTCACGGACTGGTCCGGGGACGCCGCCATCGCCGCGTCGACGCGGGGCAAGTCGCTGACCTCCACTTTGGAGCGGCTGGTGGCCGAGGCGGCCGCGGTCCGGCGGGGCGCGCACGAGGTGCAGATCGCGCTGGACCGGATCGTCGCGTACGTGCGGGAGACCGAAGAACTCGCGCAGCGGAACGGCCTGACCATCGACGCCGGGGGTGAGATCCGGCCATCAGGCCCCGCGCGGCCCGATCAACCTCGGGTGAAGGCGGAACTCGCCGACCGGATCGAGCAGATCCTGCGCCGCGCCACCGACGTCGACGCCGATTTCGCGGCCATCCTGCGCCGGGCCCTGCGCGGCGAGATCACCGAACAAGGTGGCAGCACCCTAGCCCAGGCCGCGGACGCCGGAGCGGCGCAAAGCGGACTGTCGATCATCGGCCCGCCGGAGAACGGCTCCCCCGGCGACAACAAGGCCTGGTGGGCGAGCCTGTCGGATACCGCGAAAGTCGCGCTGCTGCGGGGAAATCCGGGGCTGGTCGGCAATCTCGACGGCGTCCCGGCGGCCGATCGCGATGCCGCCAACCGCGCCGTCCTCGCCAGCGAGATCGCGCGGCTCCAAGGCGATCCCAAACTCAAGGGCCTGGAAGCCATCCAGCAGCGACTGGACCGGTCGGACCCGCCGGCTTTCTTGCTGGGGCTGGACACCAGTGGCGACGGGAAGGCGATCGTTTCGGCGGGGAATCCCGACACGGCGGCGAATGTCGCGACCTATGTGCCGGGGACCGGCTCGGAACTGGCCAAGATCGGCGGCGATCTCAACCGTTCCGACAAGATGTGGGCCATGGCGACGACCGCGGGCTCCCCGTCGACCGCCGTGGTCACCTGGCTCGGCTACGACGCGCCGAACGCGATCACCGACGCCGCGAGCGCCAAGTACGCCGACGGCGGCAAGGCGGCACTGGCCGGATTCCAAGACGGGCTCAGGGAAACACACCAAGGGCCGCCTTCGCACAACACGGTGCTGGGGCACAGCTACGGCACCACCGTCGTCGGCCACGCGGCCCGCGACGGCGGTCTCGCCGCGGACGAACTCGTCTTCGTGGCGAGCCCCGGCGTCGGCGCGCACGACGTGAGCCAGCTGCACCTCGATGGAGTGGACCCCGGCGAGACCGGCAAGCATGTGCACGCGACCGTGGCCGAACACGACATGATCAATCTGGCCAACGTCGAGATCGCCGGATACGACCCGATCCTCGGCCAGGACCCGACCGACGCGGACTTCGGCGGGCAGGTGTTCACTTCGGCGCCGGGCACGGACGGATGGGGCAGGTACAGCACGGAGGCGCACAGCGAATACTGGGAAGACAACAACCCGTCGCTGCGGAACATCGGCCTGATCATCGCGGGGAAACCCGCCTCGTGA
- a CDS encoding EamA family transporter has protein sequence MTAELAAAPAPHVAHRGRGITLILLAALFFGTSGVLGKPAMQAGLSPEQVAAIRIGLSAIVLLALVAVFRPNLLKVTKREWPLLLAYGSLGVAGVQLMYFLAAGRIPVGIAILLEFTSPVLIALWVRFVRRVRLPKAMWAGIALAMTGLVLVAQVWEGLSLDVVGLLAGLGAAFCSAGYFLLGERGVADRDPLGMVTWGMTIGAVLVCAVAPPWTIPWGVLGDATTFGPWRPPVWSLLVALVLIATVIAYATGMAALRHLPASVASVVGLVEPLIAAAAAWLLLGEALSWIQAAGAVVLLTGAYIVQLTTNVVQTDSTVLEAP, from the coding sequence GTGACCGCCGAACTCGCCGCCGCCCCCGCCCCGCACGTCGCGCATCGCGGCCGGGGTATCACGCTGATCCTGCTCGCCGCGCTCTTCTTCGGAACCTCGGGCGTGCTGGGCAAACCGGCGATGCAGGCGGGCCTGTCACCGGAGCAGGTCGCGGCGATCCGCATCGGACTGTCGGCGATCGTCCTGCTCGCGCTCGTCGCGGTCTTCCGGCCGAACCTGCTCAAGGTGACGAAACGCGAATGGCCGTTGCTGCTGGCGTACGGCTCGCTCGGCGTGGCCGGTGTCCAGCTCATGTACTTCCTCGCGGCGGGCCGGATCCCGGTCGGGATCGCGATCCTGCTCGAGTTCACCTCGCCGGTGCTGATCGCGCTGTGGGTGCGGTTCGTGCGGCGGGTGCGGTTGCCGAAGGCGATGTGGGCGGGGATCGCGCTGGCGATGACCGGGCTCGTCCTGGTCGCTCAGGTCTGGGAAGGACTCAGCCTGGACGTCGTCGGGCTGCTCGCCGGGCTGGGCGCGGCCTTCTGCTCGGCGGGCTACTTCCTGCTCGGGGAGCGTGGCGTCGCGGACCGGGATCCGCTCGGCATGGTCACCTGGGGGATGACGATCGGCGCGGTCCTGGTCTGCGCGGTCGCCCCGCCGTGGACGATTCCGTGGGGCGTCCTCGGCGACGCGACGACGTTCGGGCCGTGGCGGCCGCCGGTGTGGTCGCTGCTGGTCGCGCTGGTGCTGATCGCGACCGTCATCGCGTACGCGACGGGCATGGCGGCGCTGCGTCACCTTCCGGCGTCGGTGGCGAGCGTCGTGGGGCTGGTGGAGCCGCTGATCGCGGCGGCGGCCGCCTGGCTGCTGCTCGGCGAGGCGCTCAGCTGGATCCAGGCCGCGGGCGCGGTGGTACTGCTGACCGGCGCGTACATCGTCCAGCTGACCACGAACGTGGTCCAGACGGACTCAACCGTGCTGGAGGCCCCGTAG